The Vibrio syngnathi DNA window GACTTACGCACACGACTTCGATATCGTGCACAACCACGGCTTATGGGCTGTGGCGGCTGTCGGGATTTGTGGTTACGCAATCAACGATCAAGAGTCAGTAGACAAAGCGCTTTACGGCCTGAAACTAGACAAAGTAAGCGGTGGTTTCTTAGCGCAACTTGACCAACTGTTCTCGCCAGACGGCTACTACATGGAAGGTCCTTACTACCACCGTTTCTCTCTACGTCCAATCTATCTGTTCGCAGAAGCGATTGAACGTCGTCAGCCTGATCTTGGCATCTACGAATTTAATGATTCAGTGATCAAGACAACGTCTTACGCGGTATTTAAAACGGCATTCCCAGACGGTACATTGCCAGCTCTGAACGATTCATCGAAGACGATCTCTATCAACGATGAAGGCGTTATCATGGCAACGTCTGTGTGCTACCACCGCTATGAGCAGACTGAAACGTTACTTGGTATGGCTAATCACCAGCAAGATGTTTGGGTTCACGCTTCAGGTAAAACATTGTCTGACGCGGTTGATGCAGCAGACGACATTAAAGCATTTAACTGGGGTAGCCTGTTTGTAACGGATGGCCCTGAAGGCGAAAAAGGCGGCGTAAGCATCCTTCGCCACCGTGATGAGCAAGACGACGATACGATGGCGTTGATCTGGTTTGGTCAACACGGCAGCGATCACCAGTATCACTCTGCACTAGACCACGGTCACTATGATGGTCTACACCTAAGCGTATTCAACCGTGGCCACGAAGTGCTGCACGATTACGGCTTCGGTCGCTGGGTAAACGTTGAGCCTAAGTTTGGCGGTCGTTACATCCCAGAAAACAAGTCTTACTGTAAGCAGACGGTTGCGCACAACACAGTGACAGTTGATCAGAAAACACAGAACAACTTCGATACAGCATTGGCTGAGTCTAAGTTTGGTCAGAAGCACTTCTTCGTAGCAGACGAAAAATCTCTACAAGGTATGAGTGGCATGATTTCTGAGTACTACACTGGCGTAGACATGCAACGTAGTGTGATTCTTGCTGAACTTCCTGAGTTTGAAAAGCCACTAGTGATTGATGTATACCGCATTGAAGCTGACGCTGAGCACCAGTACGATCTACCGGTTCACCACTCGGGTCAGATCATCCGTACTGATTTCGATTACAACATCGAAAAAACGCTTAAGCCGTTAGGTGAAGACAACGGTTACCAGCACTTATGGAACGTTGCTTCAGGTAAAGTAAACGAAGAAGGTTCTCTAGTGAGCTGGCTACATGACAGCAGCTACTACAGCCTAGTAACCAGCGCGAATGCGGGCAGTGAAGTGATTTTTGCTCGCACTGGTGCTAACGATCCAGACTTCAACCTTAAGAGTGAGCCTGCGCTTATCTTACGTCAGTCTGGTCAAAACCACGTGTTTGCTTCTGTATTAGAAACGCATGGTTACTTTAACGAGTCTATCGAAGCCTCTGTAGGCGCTCGTGGTCTGGTTAAATCAGTATCTGTTGTGGGCCATAACAGTGTCGGGACTGTTGTTCGCATTCAGACTACTTCTGGCAACACTTACCACTACGGTATCTCAAACCAAGCTGAAGACACGCAACAAGCAACTCACACTGTTGAGTTCGAGGGTGAGACATACTCGTGGGAAGGGTCATTTGCTCAACTGTAAATGATTAACATACATGTCGTTTAACGATGGTGTGTGCTGATGTGGTGCTTTGCGGGAACGAAGCGCCATATCATGTTCGATTGTAAGGGTGTTCGCATCTAAGTAACTGAACGAAATTAATGTCGATGACAAAGAATATCGGAAATAAGTCAAACCGAGTAACTCGTTGCGAGTTGCTCGGTTTTTTTATTCGTGTGGTTTGAGGGTGAGATCGTTTGAATTAATTGGGTTCAATTTACATCTGATGTTTAGGGTTGATGACTAGGGGCTGTTGACCTTTCGTGGTTAAGTTTTGTTCGAGATAAAATCGTTTTAGGCGTGGCGAAGAGTATGTAGCCTAGTCATTCTAAGCAAATATTCTTCAACAAAGCATAAAACGATTTTAGCCGAACCCTCGGGCAGCTCTTGTGGTTCATTTCTACAGCGTTATCGGCTTTTCATGTAGGCCAGCTACACGTCAAAGCCTCTTCCTTGTATAAATTTTCCACAAGATGCTGCAAAACCCAGCTCGAAAGATCAACAGCCCCTAAATTTAGAGAAACGTTCAACTCTGCAGCGGCGCATTGACAACGAAACGATTTAACAAAAT harbors:
- a CDS encoding heparinase II/III domain-containing protein codes for the protein MSYQPLLLNFEEAAELRKELGKDSLLGNALTRDIKQTNAYMAEVGIEVPGHGEGGGYEHNRHKQNYIHMDLAGRLFLITEETKYRDYIVDMLTAYATVYPTLESNVSRDSNPPGKLFHQTLNENMWMLYASCAYSCIYHTISEEQKRLIEDDLLKQMIEMFVVTYAHDFDIVHNHGLWAVAAVGICGYAINDQESVDKALYGLKLDKVSGGFLAQLDQLFSPDGYYMEGPYYHRFSLRPIYLFAEAIERRQPDLGIYEFNDSVIKTTSYAVFKTAFPDGTLPALNDSSKTISINDEGVIMATSVCYHRYEQTETLLGMANHQQDVWVHASGKTLSDAVDAADDIKAFNWGSLFVTDGPEGEKGGVSILRHRDEQDDDTMALIWFGQHGSDHQYHSALDHGHYDGLHLSVFNRGHEVLHDYGFGRWVNVEPKFGGRYIPENKSYCKQTVAHNTVTVDQKTQNNFDTALAESKFGQKHFFVADEKSLQGMSGMISEYYTGVDMQRSVILAELPEFEKPLVIDVYRIEADAEHQYDLPVHHSGQIIRTDFDYNIEKTLKPLGEDNGYQHLWNVASGKVNEEGSLVSWLHDSSYYSLVTSANAGSEVIFARTGANDPDFNLKSEPALILRQSGQNHVFASVLETHGYFNESIEASVGARGLVKSVSVVGHNSVGTVVRIQTTSGNTYHYGISNQAEDTQQATHTVEFEGETYSWEGSFAQL